Sequence from the Corallococcus sp. EGB genome:
TGGGTGGTGCGCAAGCCCACCCGCGACGGCGACGTCACCTCGCTGGAGCTGTTCGACGAGGCGGGGGAGAACATCGCGCTCCTCTTTGGCAAGCGGAAGCCGGGCGAGCTGGAGTCCCCCGCGTGGCGGTCGCTGATGGAGGAGTTGGTCCGGACTCTGCCCGCGGTGGAGGTGGCGTCATGAGGTGGACGGCCTCCGGGTGGGGCCTGGCCGCGGCCGTGTTCGCGCTGACGGCGCACGCGGCGCCTCCCACGCCGAAGCTCATCACCATTGGCCCGGCCATCACGCAGACGGTGTTCGCGCTGGGCGCGGGTGACCGGGTGGTGGGCGTGGACGACTCCAGCGCGACGCTGCCGGAGGCGTCGAAGGTGCGCACGGTGGGCTACCAGCGCGCGCTGTCGGCGGAAGGCGTGCTGTCACTGGGAGCGAACCTGCTCCTGGGCTCGGCGGAGGCCGGGCCTCCGGCGGTGCTGGAGCAGCTCAAGCAGGCGGGCATGACGGTGGAGACGTACTCCAACGAGCCCTCGGTGGAGCGCGCTCGCGCGCGCATCCTGGGCATCGCGGAGCGGCTGGGCACGCCGGAGCAGGGCAAGGCGCTGGTGGCGGAGCTGGACGCGGACCTGAAGAGGGCGGCGGAGCGCGCGGCCCGGGTGAAGGGCGCGAAGCCGCCGCGCATCCTGGCCATCTACGCGCGCGGCGCGGGCACGATGATGGTGGCGGGCTCGGGCACTGTGGCGGACATGCTCATCCGCCTGACGGGCGCGCTGAACGCGGCGGACGCGATGCAGGGCCACAAGCCGCTGGGCGCGGAGGCCGTGGTGGCGGCGGCGCCTGAGTACGTGCTTTTGCCCGCGAGCTCCGTGTCGTCGGTGGGCGGCGCGGAGGGCCTGGCGAAGCTGCCCGGCTTGTCGCAGGTGAAGGGCTGGAAGCTCGTCACGGTGGAGGACGTGGACTTCATGGGGCTGGGGCCCGGCCTGGGCAAGGCGGTGGCCCGCGTGCAGGACGCGGTGGCCGCGGAGAAGGGCGGCGGCAAATGAGCGCGTCGGAGGCCATGCCCGTGCCGGCCTCGCGGCCGGTGTCCTCGCGGGTTCCGGGCGCGGGGCCCTGGGTGACGTTGGGACTGCTGCTGGCGGTGATGGTCCTGGCGTCGCTGGCGGTGGGCTTGATGACGGTGCCCCCGTCCGCCATCCTCGGAAGTCTCTGGGAGGCGGCCGGACTGGGCGAGGCCTCCCACCGGCTGGACGCGATGCAACGCGCGGTGCTGCTCACCATCCGCCTGCCGCGCGTGCTGATGGCGGTGATGGTGGGCGGGGTGCTGGCCACCACGGGGGCGGCGCTCCAGGCCCTCTTCCGCAACCCGCTGGTGGAGCCGGGCCTCCTGGGCACGTCCAGCGGGGCGGCGCTGGGCGCGGTGCTGGCCATCGTGCTGGACGTGGCCTTGGCCGCGCACGTGGGCCCCTTCCGGATGCTGGTGGTGCCGGGGTCGGCCTTCCTGGGCGCACTGGGGGCGACGCTGCTCGCGCTGCGGCTGGGCACGGGCGGCGGGCGCACGGACACGTCGCGCGTGTTGCTGGCGGGCGTGGCGGTGAGCGCGGGCGCGTTCGCGGGCATGGGCCTGCTCACGCACGCCGCCACGGACGCGCAGCTGCGCACCATCACCTTCTGGAGCCTGGGCAGCCTGGGCGGCGCGTCGTGGGAGGCGGTGGGCGCCGCGGCGCTGCCGCTGCTCGTGACGGTGGGGCTGCTCTTGAGCGAGGCGCGGGCGCTCAACCTGGTGCTCCTGGGCGAGCGCGAGGCGTGGCACCTGGGCGTGGACGTGGAGCGGCTCAAGCGCAAGCTCATCCTCGCCGCCGCGCTGGGCGTGGGGGCGGCGGTGGCCTTCTGCGGGATGATTGGTTTCGTGGGCCTGCTGGTGCCGGGGCTGCTGCGCATCGCGCTCGGGCCGGACCACCGGAGGCTGTTGGCCGCTTCCGCGCTGTCGGGGGCCTCGCTGCTCCTCGCGTCGGACCTGCTCGCGCGCACGCTGGCGTCTCCGTCCGAGCTGCCGGTGGGGGCGCTCACGTCGGTGCTGGGCGTGCCCGCGTTCATCGCGCTGCTCGCGCGCAAGGGGGCGGCATGAGCCTGGAGGCGCGCGGCATCGAGGTCTGGCGCGGGCGGGGCCGTGTGGCCGGCCCGCTGACGCTGGAGGTCCGGCCGGGTGAGCTTCTCGCCGTGGTGGGCCCCAACGGCGCGGGCAAGTCCTCCCTGCTGGCGGCGCTGTCGGGCGAGCTGCGCTGCAAGTCCGGCGACATCTTCCTGGAGGGCCGAGCGCTGCATCAGTGGCCCTATGTGGATCGCGCGCAGCGGCTGGGAGTCCTGCCGCAGGAGTCCTCCCTGGGCTTCGGCTTTACCGCCTTGGAGGTGGCGCTCCTGGGGCGAAGCCCGCATGCGCGCAGGGGCGGTGACGCGTCCGACCTGGACATCGCCCGAGCGGCGCTCGACGCCACCGACACGCAGCACCTGGCCTCGCGTTCATACACCACGCTTTCTGGAGGCGAGCGGCAACGCGTGCAGCTGGCCCGTGTGCTGGCCCAGCTGTGGAAGCCGCCCGCGCGCGGCCACCGCTACCTGCTCCTGGACGAGCCGACGGCGAGCCTGGACCTGTCCCATCAACACCTGGTGCTGGAGCGCGCCCGTGCCTTCGCGCGGGACGGCGGAGCGGTGCTCGCGGTGTTGCATGACCTGAACCTGGCCGCGCGGTACGCGGACCGCATCGCGGTGCTGGAGCAGGGCCGGTGCGTGGAGACGGGCACGCCTTCTGGCGTGCTGACGCCCGGCCTCATCGCGGACACGTTCGGATTGCAGGTGGAGGTGGTGGCGCGGCCGGACCTGCCGGGGCCGCTGGTGATTCCGCTGGGTCGCGCACCCGCGCAGCCCTGATGCTCGGTGCACGGTGTCTCCTCCCGCGAGGAGGGTGTCCACGCGCGCGAACGCCCCTCCAAGGCCACGCGTCGGACCCTCCTCGCGGGACGGTGTCCTCCCTCACATGTGGATCGCCCGCTCCCGCGTCGCACGCCGGGGCAGGCCAAGGCCGGCTCCGGACGCAGGCAGCCCAGCACGAGCACGGAGCTCTCCTCGACGAACGCCTCGTCCTCTAGATAGTCCGGCCGGTCGGTGACCGCCGAGTGGCACAGCGCCTCCACCGCGTTCACCAGGATGAAGACCACCATGTCCAGGTTCCGGGGGCGCAGGTCCGCGAAGCGGAGCGCGAGGAACGCCCGCACCAACCGGTGCAGCCGCTGCGAGTACCTATCCGACAAGCCCCGCTGCCGCATCCGGGGCCTCAGCTCGTGCAGCGCCTGGTGAAGGCGCGGGTTCTCCCGCTTCACTGCCAGCACCCGCCGGATGAGCGCGCGCATGGCCACCTGAAGCGGCTGTCCAGCCACCGGCACCAGCCCCGCCTCGAAGTCCGCGAGCCCCCTCGCGCGGTGCTGCTTCATCAGCGCCGTCACCAGCCGGGAAGTATTGGTAGAGCGAACCCTCTCTCCCCCTCGCCTCCTGAACGGCCGAGGTTCCCTGTGACTCCACGTGGT
This genomic interval carries:
- a CDS encoding iron ABC transporter permease, translating into MSASEAMPVPASRPVSSRVPGAGPWVTLGLLLAVMVLASLAVGLMTVPPSAILGSLWEAAGLGEASHRLDAMQRAVLLTIRLPRVLMAVMVGGVLATTGAALQALFRNPLVEPGLLGTSSGAALGAVLAIVLDVALAAHVGPFRMLVVPGSAFLGALGATLLALRLGTGGGRTDTSRVLLAGVAVSAGAFAGMGLLTHAATDAQLRTITFWSLGSLGGASWEAVGAAALPLLVTVGLLLSEARALNLVLLGEREAWHLGVDVERLKRKLILAAALGVGAAVAFCGMIGFVGLLVPGLLRIALGPDHRRLLAASALSGASLLLASDLLARTLASPSELPVGALTSVLGVPAFIALLARKGAA
- a CDS encoding hemin ABC transporter substrate-binding protein; the protein is MRWTASGWGLAAAVFALTAHAAPPTPKLITIGPAITQTVFALGAGDRVVGVDDSSATLPEASKVRTVGYQRALSAEGVLSLGANLLLGSAEAGPPAVLEQLKQAGMTVETYSNEPSVERARARILGIAERLGTPEQGKALVAELDADLKRAAERAARVKGAKPPRILAIYARGAGTMMVAGSGTVADMLIRLTGALNAADAMQGHKPLGAEAVVAAAPEYVLLPASSVSSVGGAEGLAKLPGLSQVKGWKLVTVEDVDFMGLGPGLGKAVARVQDAVAAEKGGGK
- a CDS encoding heme ABC transporter ATP-binding protein, with amino-acid sequence MSLEARGIEVWRGRGRVAGPLTLEVRPGELLAVVGPNGAGKSSLLAALSGELRCKSGDIFLEGRALHQWPYVDRAQRLGVLPQESSLGFGFTALEVALLGRSPHARRGGDASDLDIARAALDATDTQHLASRSYTTLSGGERQRVQLARVLAQLWKPPARGHRYLLLDEPTASLDLSHQHLVLERARAFARDGGAVLAVLHDLNLAARYADRIAVLEQGRCVETGTPSGVLTPGLIADTFGLQVEVVARPDLPGPLVIPLGRAPAQP